One Microbacterium sp. W4I20 DNA window includes the following coding sequences:
- the metK gene encoding methionine adenosyltransferase — protein MSALRLFTSESVTEGHPDKICDQISDSILDGLLAKDRDSRVAVETLVTTGLVHVAGEIRTDAYVDIPTIVRQVVSGIGYTSSETGFDGASCGVSVSVGEQSSDIAHGVDNAQEHRDGSSVDPLDGLGAGDQGIMFGFATNETPQLMPMAAWTAHRIAERLTEVRRSGLLPFLRPDGKTQVTLGYEGFTPKTVDAVVLSTQHHPDISQDELKAQVREHVIDPILANTGLDLGDVTHYINPAGPFVTGGPKGDAGLTGRKIIIDTYGGAARHGGGAFSGKDPSKVDRSGAYATRWVAKNAVAAGLAERLEVQVAYAIGVARPVGLYVETFGTGAVSDDVIIRAIEQVFDLRPQAIIEQLDLLRPIYAQTAAYGHFGRELPDFTWERTDRVEELRRAAGL, from the coding sequence ATGAGCGCCCTGCGTCTGTTCACGTCCGAGTCCGTCACCGAAGGGCACCCGGACAAGATCTGCGACCAGATCTCGGACAGCATCCTCGACGGGCTCCTCGCGAAGGACCGGGACTCGCGGGTCGCGGTGGAGACGCTGGTGACGACCGGACTCGTCCACGTCGCCGGCGAGATCCGCACCGACGCCTACGTCGACATCCCCACCATCGTCCGCCAGGTCGTGAGCGGCATCGGCTACACCTCCAGCGAGACGGGCTTCGACGGCGCCTCGTGCGGCGTCAGCGTGTCGGTGGGGGAGCAGTCCTCCGACATCGCGCACGGCGTCGACAACGCCCAGGAGCACCGCGACGGCTCCTCCGTCGACCCGCTCGACGGACTCGGCGCGGGCGATCAGGGCATCATGTTCGGTTTCGCCACCAATGAGACGCCCCAGCTGATGCCGATGGCCGCGTGGACCGCGCACCGCATCGCCGAGCGTCTCACCGAGGTGCGCCGCAGCGGACTGCTGCCGTTCCTCCGCCCCGACGGCAAGACCCAGGTCACGCTCGGCTACGAGGGCTTCACGCCGAAGACGGTCGACGCGGTCGTGCTGTCGACGCAGCATCACCCCGACATCTCGCAGGACGAGCTCAAGGCGCAGGTGCGCGAGCACGTGATCGACCCGATCCTCGCGAACACCGGTCTCGACCTCGGCGACGTCACGCACTACATCAACCCCGCAGGCCCCTTCGTCACGGGCGGTCCCAAGGGAGACGCCGGGCTCACCGGCCGCAAGATCATCATCGACACCTACGGCGGAGCTGCCAGGCACGGCGGCGGAGCGTTCAGCGGCAAGGACCCGTCCAAGGTCGATCGCTCCGGCGCATACGCCACGCGCTGGGTCGCCAAGAACGCCGTGGCCGCCGGGCTCGCCGAGCGCCTCGAGGTGCAGGTCGCGTACGCGATCGGCGTCGCTCGTCCTGTGGGACTCTACGTCGAGACGTTCGGCACCGGGGCTGTCTCCGACGACGTCATCATCCGTGCGATCGAGCAGGTCTTCGATCTGCGGCCGCAGGCGATCATCGAGCAGCTCGACCTGCTGCGTCCGATCTACGCGCAGACCGCCGCGTACGGCCACTTCGGGCGCGAGCTGCCCGACTTCACGTGGGAGCGGACGGACCGCGTCGAAGAGCTGCGCCGCGCTGCCGGGCTCTGA
- the pyrF gene encoding orotidine-5'-phosphate decarboxylase, which translates to MTQSFGERMRAALQAQGPLCVGIDPHAELLAAWGLSDDASGVREFGLRTVEAAAGRVGVVKPQVSFFERFGSRGYASLEDVLAAARDAGLIVIADAKRGDIGSTMDDYASAWLTPGSPLEADALTVNPFLGVGALDGAFALAARHGKGLFVLATTSNPEAERLQRSTGPTGASVSADIIGEVSARNTDVSGAGEWGSFGFVIGATVDWTGAGIAPFLPLAPVLAPGFGTQGAAPADLRRRFGIVSEAVIASESRSILSAGPADIAAAIDARAAEYREVVSV; encoded by the coding sequence GTGACACAGAGCTTCGGCGAGCGGATGCGGGCGGCCCTGCAGGCGCAGGGTCCGCTCTGCGTCGGGATCGACCCGCACGCCGAGCTGCTGGCGGCGTGGGGGCTGAGCGACGACGCGAGCGGTGTCCGCGAGTTCGGTCTCCGCACCGTCGAGGCGGCAGCCGGTCGAGTGGGCGTGGTGAAGCCGCAGGTGTCGTTCTTCGAACGGTTCGGGTCCCGCGGCTACGCGTCACTGGAGGATGTGCTCGCGGCCGCACGGGACGCAGGACTGATCGTGATCGCCGACGCCAAGCGCGGCGACATCGGCTCGACCATGGATGACTATGCGAGCGCGTGGCTCACCCCGGGCTCGCCCTTGGAAGCCGACGCCCTGACGGTGAACCCGTTCCTCGGTGTCGGCGCGCTCGACGGCGCCTTCGCTCTCGCGGCTCGGCACGGCAAGGGACTCTTCGTGCTCGCCACCACCAGCAACCCCGAGGCCGAGCGCCTGCAGCGGTCCACAGGACCGACGGGTGCGAGCGTCTCCGCCGACATCATCGGCGAGGTGTCTGCCCGCAACACCGACGTTTCGGGTGCCGGGGAGTGGGGGAGCTTCGGCTTCGTCATCGGCGCGACCGTGGACTGGACTGGGGCCGGGATCGCCCCGTTCCTCCCGCTGGCACCGGTCCTCGCTCCGGGCTTCGGCACCCAGGGCGCAGCTCCCGCAGACCTCCGACGCCGCTTCGGCATCGTGTCGGAGGCCGTGATCGCGAGCGAGAGCCGCAGCATCCTTTCCGCAGGTCCCGCCGACATCGCTGCAGCGATCGATGCGCGTGCCGCCGAATACCGCGAGGTGGTCAGTGTCTGA
- the carB gene encoding carbamoyl-phosphate synthase large subunit: protein MPKRDDINSVLVIGSGPIVIGQACEFDYSGTQACRVLREEGVRVILVNSNPATIMTDPDFADATYIEPITWQVIETIIAKERPDAILPTLGGQTALNAAIELHNHGILEKYDVELIGASFEAINKGEDRQIFKQLVLDAGADVADSRIAHTMDEVLAAADELGYPLVVRPSFTMGGLGSGFAYDENDLRRIAGAGLRDSPTTEVLLEESILGWKEYELELMRDTADNTVVVCSIENVDPVGVHTGDSITVAPALTLTDREYQKMRDIGIDIIRAVGVDTGGCNIQFAVDPSNGRIIVIEMNPRVSRSSALASKATGFPIAKLAAKLALGYRLDEIPNDITGVTPASFEPTLDYVVVKVPRFAFEKFPAADATLTTTMKSVGEAMAIGRNYATALQKALRSLEKRGSSFHWGIEERSVDELLEISRIPTDGRIVTLQQALRKGATVEQAFEATAIDPWFLDQMVLINEVAEIVRTAPELDAATLRYAKEHGFSDAQLAELRGTTEPEVRGVRHGLGIRPVYKTVDTCAGEFPALTPYHYSSYDFETEVAPSERTKVVIIGSGPNRIGQGVEFDYSCVHASFALSDAGFETVMVNCNPETVSTDYDTSDRLYFEPLTLEDVLEVLDAEAASGTILGVVCQLGGQTPLGLAKGIEAAGYTVLGTSPAAIDLAEERELFSRLLDEAGLVAPRNGTAIDADGAVRIAEEIGYPVLVRPSFVLGGRGMEIVYDTASLRDYFVRTAGEVIIEEGKPLLVDRFLDDAIELDVDALYDGTDLYIGGVMEHLEEAGIHSGDSSCTLPPVSLGRTDVDRVREATLAIAKGVGVRGLLNVQFAISAGVLYVIEANPRASRTVPFVSKALGIPMAKAASRIMTGSTVAELRAEGMLPQQDGSRVPLGAPVSVKEAVLPFKRFRTADGKTVDSILGPEMRSTGEVMGIDRDFPTAFAKSQAAAYGGMPTSGTVFISVADSDKRAVILPAHRLQQLGFTIVATEGTAEILSRNGIAVTVVEKYSATQESGATNIVDLINDGSIDIVVNTPSGGAARADGYEIRAAAVAADKALFTTMAVLGAAVSGMDAAHEGFQVKSLQEYAIDRAAAL from the coding sequence ATGCCCAAGCGCGACGACATCAACTCCGTCCTCGTCATCGGATCCGGCCCGATCGTCATCGGCCAGGCCTGCGAGTTCGACTACTCCGGCACCCAGGCGTGCCGCGTGCTCCGCGAGGAGGGCGTCCGGGTCATCCTGGTGAACTCCAACCCGGCCACGATCATGACCGACCCGGACTTCGCTGATGCCACCTACATCGAGCCCATCACGTGGCAGGTCATCGAGACGATCATCGCGAAGGAGCGCCCCGACGCGATCCTCCCGACCCTCGGCGGTCAGACCGCGCTGAACGCGGCGATCGAGCTGCACAATCACGGCATCCTGGAGAAGTACGACGTCGAGCTGATCGGCGCGAGCTTCGAAGCGATCAACAAGGGTGAAGACCGTCAGATCTTCAAGCAGCTGGTGCTCGACGCCGGCGCCGACGTGGCCGACAGCCGCATCGCCCACACGATGGACGAGGTGCTGGCCGCGGCCGACGAGCTCGGGTACCCGCTGGTGGTCCGCCCCAGCTTCACGATGGGCGGCCTCGGTTCCGGCTTCGCCTACGACGAGAACGACCTGCGGCGCATCGCCGGCGCCGGGCTCCGGGACTCGCCCACGACCGAGGTACTCCTGGAGGAGTCGATCCTCGGCTGGAAGGAGTACGAGCTCGAGCTCATGCGCGACACGGCCGACAACACCGTCGTCGTCTGCTCCATCGAGAACGTCGACCCCGTGGGCGTGCACACCGGCGACTCGATCACCGTCGCCCCGGCGCTGACGCTCACCGACCGCGAGTACCAGAAGATGCGCGACATCGGCATCGACATCATCCGCGCGGTCGGCGTGGACACCGGCGGCTGCAACATCCAGTTCGCCGTGGACCCGTCGAACGGCCGGATCATCGTCATCGAGATGAACCCGCGCGTCTCCCGCTCCAGTGCTCTGGCGTCGAAGGCCACCGGGTTCCCGATCGCCAAGCTCGCCGCCAAGCTCGCGCTCGGCTACCGCCTCGACGAGATCCCGAACGACATCACCGGTGTCACCCCGGCGAGCTTCGAGCCGACTCTCGACTACGTCGTCGTCAAGGTGCCGCGGTTCGCGTTCGAGAAGTTCCCGGCCGCCGACGCCACGCTGACCACCACCATGAAGTCGGTGGGCGAGGCGATGGCCATCGGCCGCAATTACGCCACGGCTCTCCAGAAGGCCCTCCGCTCGCTGGAGAAGCGCGGGTCGAGCTTCCACTGGGGGATCGAGGAGCGCTCGGTCGATGAGCTGCTGGAGATCTCGCGGATTCCCACCGACGGCCGCATCGTGACACTGCAGCAGGCGCTCCGCAAGGGCGCCACCGTCGAGCAGGCCTTCGAGGCGACGGCGATCGACCCGTGGTTCCTCGACCAGATGGTCCTGATCAACGAGGTCGCCGAGATCGTGCGCACGGCGCCCGAGCTGGATGCCGCCACGCTCCGCTACGCGAAGGAGCACGGCTTCTCCGACGCGCAGCTCGCCGAACTCCGCGGCACCACCGAGCCGGAGGTGCGCGGCGTGCGCCATGGCCTCGGCATCCGTCCCGTCTACAAGACCGTCGACACCTGCGCCGGCGAGTTCCCGGCCCTCACCCCGTACCACTACTCGAGCTACGACTTCGAGACCGAGGTCGCTCCCTCCGAGCGCACCAAGGTGGTCATCATCGGCTCGGGGCCCAACCGCATCGGTCAGGGCGTCGAGTTCGACTACTCCTGCGTGCACGCGTCGTTCGCCCTGTCGGATGCCGGCTTCGAGACCGTCATGGTCAACTGCAACCCGGAGACGGTTTCGACCGACTACGACACCTCGGACCGCCTGTACTTCGAGCCGCTCACGCTCGAGGATGTGCTCGAGGTGCTCGACGCGGAGGCTGCCAGCGGCACGATCCTCGGCGTCGTCTGCCAGCTCGGCGGACAGACCCCGCTCGGCCTCGCCAAGGGCATCGAGGCGGCCGGGTACACCGTGCTCGGCACCAGCCCCGCGGCCATCGACCTCGCCGAGGAGCGCGAACTGTTCTCCCGCCTGCTCGACGAGGCCGGCCTCGTGGCTCCGCGCAACGGCACCGCGATCGACGCCGACGGCGCCGTGCGCATCGCCGAGGAGATCGGCTACCCCGTGCTGGTGCGCCCGAGCTTCGTGCTCGGCGGCCGCGGCATGGAGATCGTCTACGACACCGCGTCGCTGCGCGACTACTTCGTGCGTACGGCCGGCGAGGTCATCATCGAAGAGGGCAAGCCCCTGCTCGTGGACCGCTTCCTGGACGACGCGATCGAACTTGACGTGGATGCGCTCTACGACGGCACCGACCTCTACATCGGCGGCGTGATGGAGCACCTGGAAGAGGCCGGCATCCACTCCGGCGACTCCAGCTGCACGCTTCCGCCGGTCTCGCTCGGCCGCACCGACGTCGACCGCGTGCGGGAGGCGACGCTGGCCATCGCGAAGGGCGTCGGCGTGCGCGGTCTGCTGAACGTGCAGTTCGCCATCAGCGCCGGGGTGCTCTACGTGATCGAGGCGAATCCTCGGGCCAGCCGTACCGTGCCGTTCGTCTCGAAGGCGCTCGGCATCCCGATGGCGAAGGCCGCCAGCCGCATCATGACCGGCTCGACGGTCGCCGAGCTGCGCGCCGAGGGCATGCTGCCGCAGCAGGACGGATCGCGCGTGCCGCTCGGCGCCCCGGTCTCGGTCAAGGAGGCCGTGCTGCCGTTCAAGCGCTTCCGCACCGCCGACGGCAAGACCGTCGACTCGATCCTCGGCCCGGAGATGCGTTCCACCGGCGAAGTCATGGGCATCGACCGCGACTTCCCGACCGCCTTCGCGAAGAGCCAGGCCGCGGCGTACGGCGGAATGCCGACCTCGGGAACCGTGTTCATCTCGGTCGCCGACTCGGACAAGCGCGCGGTCATCCTGCCGGCGCACCGTCTGCAGCAGCTCGGCTTCACGATCGTCGCGACCGAGGGCACCGCCGAGATCCTCTCGCGCAACGGCATCGCGGTCACCGTCGTCGAGAAGTACAGCGCGACGCAGGAGTCCGGCGCGACGAACATCGTCGACCTCATCAACGACGGATCGATCGACATCGTCGTGAACACTCCCTCGGGCGGCGCGGCACGTGCGGACGGATACGAGATCCGTGCCGCGGCGGTCGCCGCCGACAAGGCTCTCTTCACCACGATGGCCGTGCTCGGCGCGGCCGTGAGCGGAATGGATGCCGCGCACGAGGGCTTCCAGGTGAAGAGCCTCCAGGAGTACGCGATCGATCGGGCGGCCGCGCTGTGA
- the gmk gene encoding guanylate kinase, translated as MRVPPNTARWSVSEQGRTVPEVDRVAAARRAVERRRARASLKRDLTTRVVTPQEVLHRATADADSVEGSMRITDFLLALPAIGAGKRDRVLEELQISPVKRLGGLGARQRRVLEDWLDGRFPVLRPRGSRSRLLVLAGPTAVGKGTVAAHIREHNPEIHLSVSATTRPPRPGEVDGVHYYFVDDAEFDRLIADGELLEYAVVHNRSRYGTPRAPIDEALAAGKTVLLEIDLQGARQVRRAEPAATLIFLLPPSWDELVHRLVGRGTEEAEERARRLRTAKVELAAQNEFDHLIVNEDVAAAAREVVELSMSSAR; from the coding sequence ATGCGCGTGCCGCCGAATACCGCGAGGTGGTCAGTGTCTGAGCAGGGTCGGACGGTTCCCGAAGTCGACCGCGTCGCGGCGGCCCGCCGAGCGGTGGAGCGCCGTCGCGCGCGGGCATCGCTCAAGCGCGACCTCACCACGCGCGTCGTGACACCTCAGGAGGTGCTGCACCGCGCCACGGCGGATGCGGACTCGGTCGAGGGCTCGATGCGCATCACCGACTTCCTGCTGGCATTGCCGGCCATCGGCGCGGGCAAGCGCGACCGCGTGCTGGAAGAGCTCCAGATCTCTCCGGTGAAGCGGCTGGGCGGCCTGGGCGCACGCCAGCGCCGGGTGCTCGAGGACTGGCTCGACGGACGCTTCCCCGTTCTCCGGCCGCGCGGTTCGCGGAGCCGTCTGCTCGTGCTCGCCGGGCCCACGGCGGTCGGCAAGGGCACGGTCGCCGCCCACATCCGCGAGCACAATCCGGAGATCCATCTCTCGGTCTCCGCCACGACGCGACCCCCGCGGCCCGGAGAGGTCGACGGGGTGCACTACTACTTCGTCGACGACGCCGAGTTCGACCGGCTGATCGCCGACGGCGAGCTGCTCGAGTACGCCGTGGTGCACAACCGCTCGCGCTACGGCACGCCGAGGGCTCCGATCGACGAGGCTCTCGCGGCAGGCAAGACGGTCCTCCTCGAGATCGACCTGCAAGGGGCCCGCCAGGTGCGCCGCGCAGAACCGGCCGCGACGCTCATCTTCCTGCTCCCTCCCAGCTGGGACGAACTGGTGCACCGACTGGTCGGCCGCGGCACCGAGGAGGCCGAGGAGAGGGCCCGCCGGCTGCGGACCGCGAAGGTCGAACTCGCCGCCCAGAACGAGTTCGACCACCTCATCGTGAACGAGGACGTCGCCGCTGCGGCCCGCGAGGTCGTAGAATTGTCAATGAGCTCTGCGCGCTGA
- the fmt gene encoding methionyl-tRNA formyltransferase, with amino-acid sequence MRLVFAGTPAAAVPTLRRLATDHEIAAVVTRPDAPLGRKRVLTPSPVAQAAAELGLPVIKAARLDAEATAQIVALRPELGVIVAYGGLVREPLLSAPDAGWINLHFSLLPAWRGAAPVQRALIAGDEVLGASVFQLVAELDAGDVFAARPVDVPAGATADVALDFLAIDGAELTADVVDAIADGTAQAVPQHGTPTVAPKLSLADGLLDWSQPVDVIHAQFRGVTPEPGAHTTVDGLRLKILDAAPADDVEPLEPGAIVGTRSALLIGTASTPLAVTRVQPAGKGAMSAVDWWRGQHGTEERRAGS; translated from the coding sequence ATGCGCCTCGTCTTCGCCGGCACACCCGCTGCTGCCGTGCCCACCCTCCGACGTCTGGCGACGGACCACGAGATCGCCGCGGTGGTCACCCGCCCCGACGCGCCGCTCGGTCGCAAGCGGGTCCTCACGCCGTCACCGGTCGCTCAGGCGGCGGCGGAACTCGGCCTCCCCGTGATCAAGGCCGCGCGCCTCGACGCCGAGGCGACCGCGCAGATCGTCGCGCTGCGACCCGAGCTCGGCGTGATCGTGGCGTACGGCGGGCTGGTGCGCGAGCCGCTGCTCTCTGCCCCGGATGCCGGCTGGATCAACCTGCACTTCTCGCTGCTGCCCGCCTGGCGGGGCGCGGCACCGGTGCAACGGGCGCTGATCGCCGGCGATGAAGTGCTCGGCGCGAGCGTGTTCCAGCTCGTCGCGGAGCTCGACGCCGGCGACGTGTTCGCCGCGCGCCCGGTCGATGTTCCCGCGGGCGCGACCGCGGACGTCGCTCTCGATTTCCTCGCCATCGACGGTGCCGAGCTCACAGCCGATGTGGTCGACGCGATCGCCGACGGCACGGCGCAAGCGGTCCCGCAGCACGGAACTCCGACCGTCGCCCCGAAGCTCTCACTGGCTGACGGACTCCTCGACTGGTCACAACCGGTCGATGTCATCCACGCGCAGTTCCGCGGAGTGACCCCCGAGCCCGGCGCGCACACCACGGTCGACGGTCTGCGGCTGAAGATTCTCGACGCGGCGCCGGCGGACGACGTCGAGCCTCTCGAACCGGGGGCCATCGTCGGCACCCGGTCGGCGCTGCTCATCGGCACGGCATCCACTCCGCTGGCGGTGACGCGCGTGCAGCCGGCGGGCAAGGGCGCGATGAGCGCGGTGGACTGGTGGCGCGGCCAGCACGGCACGGAAGAACGGCGAGCAGGATCATGA
- the rpoZ gene encoding DNA-directed RNA polymerase subunit omega: protein MAGHHTNGIIDPPIDNLLDRVDSKYELVIYAAKRARQINDYYSDLHEGNLFDNVGPLVDSSVEDKPLTIALHEINEDKLRLRHAE from the coding sequence ATGGCCGGACACCACACCAACGGAATCATCGATCCCCCCATCGACAACCTGCTCGACCGCGTCGACTCGAAGTACGAGCTGGTCATCTACGCCGCCAAACGCGCGCGTCAGATCAACGACTACTACTCCGATCTGCACGAGGGCAACCTCTTCGACAACGTCGGCCCGCTGGTCGACTCGTCGGTCGAGGACAAGCCGCTCACCATCGCCCTGCACGAGATCAACGAGGACAAGCTGCGCCTGCGTCACGCAGAGTGA
- a CDS encoding primosomal protein N', whose product MASESRRIARVLLDSPLPQLDRLFDYSLPVEFGDVPLGVRVRVPLRTAGRVVDGYIVEIDTEDDVERPLSEVESVVSEVAVLPERLHRLARRVADRAAGSASDILRLVIPKRQVRVEKAWTADTPAAALDDDALARGREILDLYEGLEDVLEDKGRAAVEAIPQLREGMPGWSQLLAASAARTLASGSSAIVVVPDHRDLDQLLAALDGFVPAEAVVRHDSRQSNPDRYRAFLRTLEEAPCIVVGNRSAVYAPVEAGLVAIWDDGDPLLGEPLAPYVNARDAALLRQELEQSALLFAGHTRTTDVERLVAHGWLQDVRAARRVLPKVVLSTPQEMEQPTAQRMPSSAFLAARTAAAEGPVLVQVSRPGFSPSLVCAECRAPARCAHCGGPLGARHRGAVPVCGWCGRGARAWTCPTCSSTKLRLASSGSERTADELGRAFPGIRVIVADGAHPVERVDAKPALVVATRGAEPLADGGYRAVVLLDGPRMLQAPDLRVGESCLRWWSNAAALAAPGAPVHLVGVDGTVGRALATWNHAGYARSELESRAPLHMPPTARVALVEGSAAAVPRALMALGELSLPPDAVLGPVPVESDDFPPRVRALVRFDYGAGSRVATTLRAAVVAEAVSGRGRRGPGQTKNTLSVRLDILDPEL is encoded by the coding sequence ATGGCTTCCGAGAGCCGGCGCATCGCGCGCGTGCTCCTCGACTCACCGCTGCCGCAGCTCGATCGGCTGTTCGACTACTCATTGCCTGTCGAGTTCGGCGATGTGCCGCTCGGTGTGCGCGTACGCGTCCCGCTCCGCACGGCAGGCCGTGTGGTCGACGGGTACATCGTCGAGATCGACACGGAGGACGACGTCGAGCGGCCGCTGTCCGAGGTCGAGAGCGTCGTCTCCGAGGTCGCGGTGCTGCCCGAGCGCCTGCACCGGCTCGCCCGGCGCGTCGCAGACCGTGCCGCCGGCTCGGCATCCGACATCCTGCGACTCGTCATCCCCAAGCGGCAGGTCCGCGTCGAGAAGGCCTGGACCGCCGACACGCCCGCGGCCGCACTCGATGACGACGCACTCGCACGCGGACGGGAGATCCTCGACCTGTACGAAGGCCTCGAGGACGTGCTCGAGGACAAGGGCCGTGCGGCCGTGGAGGCAATCCCGCAACTCCGGGAAGGGATGCCGGGGTGGTCGCAGCTCCTGGCGGCGTCTGCCGCGCGCACTTTGGCTTCCGGGAGCTCCGCGATCGTGGTCGTGCCGGACCACCGTGACCTGGATCAGCTGCTCGCAGCCCTCGACGGCTTCGTGCCCGCCGAGGCCGTCGTGCGCCATGACTCCCGACAGTCCAACCCGGACCGCTACCGGGCATTCCTGCGCACTCTCGAAGAGGCGCCCTGCATCGTGGTGGGAAACCGCTCGGCCGTCTACGCCCCGGTCGAGGCCGGACTGGTGGCGATCTGGGACGACGGCGATCCTCTGCTCGGCGAGCCGCTCGCCCCCTACGTGAACGCGCGCGACGCGGCACTCCTCCGCCAGGAGCTGGAGCAGTCGGCTCTCCTCTTCGCCGGGCACACCCGCACGACCGACGTCGAGCGGCTGGTGGCGCACGGCTGGCTGCAGGACGTGCGCGCGGCACGGCGGGTGCTTCCGAAGGTCGTGCTCAGCACGCCGCAGGAGATGGAGCAGCCGACCGCCCAGCGGATGCCGTCGTCGGCGTTCCTGGCCGCACGGACCGCCGCCGCCGAGGGGCCCGTGCTGGTGCAGGTGTCGCGTCCCGGATTCTCGCCGTCGCTGGTGTGCGCGGAATGCCGGGCTCCGGCGCGCTGCGCCCACTGCGGAGGCCCGCTCGGCGCGCGCCATCGCGGAGCCGTCCCGGTCTGCGGCTGGTGCGGCCGAGGGGCGCGCGCGTGGACCTGTCCGACCTGCTCGTCCACGAAGCTGCGGCTGGCATCCTCGGGCAGCGAACGGACGGCCGATGAGCTCGGCCGCGCGTTCCCCGGCATCCGCGTCATCGTCGCCGACGGCGCGCATCCGGTGGAGCGCGTCGATGCGAAGCCCGCTCTGGTGGTGGCGACCCGGGGTGCAGAACCGCTGGCCGACGGTGGCTACCGCGCCGTGGTGCTCCTCGACGGGCCGCGGATGCTGCAGGCCCCCGACCTGCGCGTCGGCGAGTCGTGTCTGCGGTGGTGGTCGAACGCGGCCGCTCTCGCCGCACCCGGCGCACCCGTCCACCTGGTCGGCGTCGACGGCACCGTGGGCAGAGCCCTCGCCACCTGGAACCACGCCGGGTATGCGAGATCCGAGCTCGAGAGCAGAGCCCCGCTGCACATGCCACCCACCGCGCGTGTCGCCCTCGTCGAGGGATCGGCCGCTGCGGTCCCTCGTGCGCTGATGGCCCTCGGTGAACTCTCGCTTCCCCCCGATGCGGTCCTCGGACCGGTGCCGGTGGAATCCGACGACTTCCCGCCCCGCGTACGTGCGCTCGTGCGCTTCGACTACGGCGCCGGGAGCCGTGTCGCCACCACCCTGCGGGCAGCGGTCGTCGCCGAGGCGGTGAGCGGCCGCGGTCGCCGCGGCCCCGGACAGACGAAGAACACGCTCTCCGTCCGTCTCGATATCCTCGATCCAGAGCTCTGA